The Bradyrhizobium sp. WSM471 genome includes the window CCCGGCGGCGACGTCATCGGCCGCCGAAGGCTCGACACGCATGTGCTCGCGCTGGAGCAATTGGGAGCCAAGGTCACCGCCACCGACCGGCTCGAATTCCGCGCTTCCAAACTGACCGGCGCCGACGTGTTCCTGGACGAGCCCAGCGTGACCGCGACCGAGAACGCGCTGGTCGCAGCCGTCGCCGCCGAAGGCACCACCTATTTGCGCAACGCCGCGTCCGAGCCGCATGTGCAGGACCTCGCCAATTTCCTGGTCGCGCTCGGCGCTGAGATCGAGGGCATCGGCACCAACACCATGATCGTGCATGGCCCGGCGACGCTGGGCGGTGCGACCTACCGGATCCAGCCCGACCATATCGAGGTCGGCTCGCTGATCGGGCTTGCCGCCGTGACGCGTTCGCCGCTTCGCATCGTGCGCGCCGGCGTCCAGCATCTGCGCTCGATCCGCATGGGATTCGAGCGGCTCGGCATCGTCTGCCGCATCGAGGGCGACGATCTCATCGTGCCCTCGAACCAGACGCTGAAGATCCAGGACGATTTTGGCGGCCACGTGCCGAAGCTGGAAGACCAGCCCTGGCCGGCCTTCCCCGCCGATCTGATGTCGATCGCGATCGTCACCGCCACGCAATGCGAGGGCGTGATCCTGATGTTCGAGAAGATGTTCGAATCGCGGATGTTCTTCGTCG containing:
- the murA gene encoding UDP-N-acetylglucosamine 1-carboxyvinyltransferase, with translation MAPIQYIVEGGHRLSGSIEPSGNKNAALPIIAAALLTEHPVTLENVPRIRDTETLVELIRSVGAAAEWTARNTLHIHAKSIRAADLDPELCVRIRASILLAGPLLARCGEVMLPPPGGDVIGRRRLDTHVLALEQLGAKVTATDRLEFRASKLTGADVFLDEPSVTATENALVAAVAAEGTTYLRNAASEPHVQDLANFLVALGAEIEGIGTNTMIVHGPATLGGATYRIQPDHIEVGSLIGLAAVTRSPLRIVRAGVQHLRSIRMGFERLGIVCRIEGDDLIVPSNQTLKIQDDFGGHVPKLEDQPWPAFPADLMSIAIVTATQCEGVILMFEKMFESRMFFVDKLIAMGARIVLCDPHRAIIAGPSRLHGATMTSPDIRAGMAMLLAAVCAEGTSTINNADQIERGYERIDERLNALGAKIRRVPERKG